The following are from one region of the Eubacterium sp. MSJ-33 genome:
- a CDS encoding DUF2975 domain-containing protein: MKENKIAGATKVLLDIMYFVGMVVTLTLPVSFKWYGTVINPFFGEYYIWMVIIFMTAGVFAVLILRELRKMFKTVLADDCFVKENVKSLNRMGIYSFAIMAVMLCRIPLYFTPAVFIIVVVFLIAGLFSRVLAIVFDKAVQYKEENDFTI; this comes from the coding sequence ATGAAAGAAAATAAAATTGCCGGTGCGACGAAGGTTTTGCTGGACATCATGTATTTTGTAGGAATGGTTGTGACACTGACTTTGCCGGTGTCGTTCAAATGGTATGGAACCGTAATCAACCCATTTTTTGGAGAGTATTATATCTGGATGGTGATAATCTTCATGACAGCGGGTGTGTTCGCAGTGCTGATTCTAAGAGAGCTTCGGAAGATGTTTAAGACGGTGCTTGCTGACGATTGCTTCGTGAAGGAAAATGTAAAGAGTCTGAACCGGATGGGGATATACAGCTTCGCGATTATGGCAGTTATGCTTTGCCGGATTCCGCTTTACTTTACTCCGGCTGTATTTATCATTGTTGTAGTATTTTTGATCGCAGGTCTTTTCTCCCGTGTGCTTGCCATCGTATTTGACAAGGCAGTGCAGTACAAGGAAGAAAATGATTTTACGATATAG
- a CDS encoding IS30 family transposase has protein sequence MSKFLTYEDRLVIAQLLQENVSFGVIGKKLGKDRTTIAKEIKKHSYDKKSGRPGYPYNPCKHRSTCKAKKLCGNSCTHQSAYKCSLCSECTLHCPDFAEDICSVKTKPPYVCNGCSQLPQCTLLKRIYGPADAHEMAHQSISESRTGILSNEDDIARINGIISPLVKNGQSLHQIYIEHVDEIMCSEKTLYNYVDAQLFDIRNIDLPRKVKYRPRYKQPEFKVDRGCRIGRSYTDFQKFLEAKPESAVVQMDSVIGRVGGKCLLTIHFVETSLMLAFLRDSNTSASVIQIINLLDKVLGNEDFSRLFPVILTDNGSEFSNPKAIEKRDTIPCSRTNVFYCDPSAPYQKGACEVNHELIRRILPKGSSFDDLTQKDIFLMMDHINSYKRKKLNNRSPYETFSFYYGEDILKKLGCKPVAAENIILKPKLLKK, from the coding sequence ATGTCAAAGTTTTTAACATATGAAGATCGATTAGTTATTGCACAACTCCTTCAGGAGAATGTCTCTTTTGGAGTTATAGGAAAGAAGTTAGGCAAGGATCGTACCACGATTGCAAAGGAAATAAAAAAGCATTCCTATGATAAGAAAAGTGGTCGCCCAGGATATCCTTACAATCCATGTAAACATCGCAGTACATGCAAAGCTAAAAAGCTGTGCGGAAACAGTTGTACGCATCAATCAGCGTATAAATGCAGTCTGTGTTCCGAGTGTACATTACATTGTCCGGATTTTGCAGAGGATATCTGCTCCGTTAAAACCAAACCTCCATATGTATGTAATGGTTGTAGCCAGCTTCCCCAATGTACCTTGTTAAAACGCATTTATGGCCCGGCAGATGCTCATGAAATGGCACATCAGTCTATTTCGGAATCCAGGACAGGTATTTTATCCAATGAGGATGATATAGCAAGAATCAACGGAATCATCAGCCCCTTGGTTAAAAATGGACAGTCTCTTCATCAGATTTATATAGAGCATGTTGATGAAATCATGTGCAGTGAAAAAACATTGTATAACTATGTTGATGCCCAGCTTTTTGATATCCGTAACATTGATCTGCCTCGTAAAGTAAAGTATCGCCCGCGATACAAACAGCCTGAATTCAAGGTAGACAGAGGATGTCGTATTGGTAGAAGCTATACTGATTTCCAGAAGTTTCTTGAAGCAAAGCCGGAGTCTGCTGTTGTACAGATGGATAGTGTTATCGGACGTGTGGGAGGCAAATGCCTGCTTACTATACATTTCGTTGAAACAAGTTTAATGCTTGCATTTCTGCGAGATTCAAATACTTCAGCATCTGTCATACAGATTATAAATCTGTTGGATAAAGTCCTTGGAAATGAAGATTTTTCACGGTTGTTTCCGGTTATTCTTACGGATAATGGAAGTGAGTTTTCAAATCCAAAAGCAATTGAAAAACGAGATACGATTCCATGCAGCAGAACGAATGTATTTTACTGCGATCCAAGTGCACCTTACCAAAAGGGAGCCTGTGAAGTGAATCATGAGCTGATACGTCGTATCCTGCCAAAGGGAAGCAGCTTTGATGATTTGACACAGAAGGATATTTTTCTGATGATGGATCATATCAATTCTTATAAAAGAAAAAAGCTGAACAACCGTAGCCCATACGAAACGTTCAGCTTTTATTACGGAGAAGATATACTTAAGAAACTTGGATGTAAACCGGTTGCCGCCGAAAACATCATCTTAAAGCCTAAACTTCTCAAAAAGTAA